One Zeugodacus cucurbitae isolate PBARC_wt_2022May chromosome 3, idZeuCucr1.2, whole genome shotgun sequence genomic region harbors:
- the LOC128920358 gene encoding tigger transposable element-derived protein 6-like, which translates to MTSELFEKWLRDWNRDLVKKKKKILLLVDNCPAHPNVTDLKSITLAFLPPNTTSVLQPMDQGIIRSLKTNFRKNLVLKMISCLDANENNSSTKITVLDAILMVNDAWNKMSQSTIRNCFKHAGFIESHDGLPIQRSEHEFDEEDDIPLSLWSRNLNSDSLAAPEMWEDYVDVDSALLTSEEPNDENIVQNISAKKQLESDGEEEVEEEPLPTAEEALKAAELLSRFVHRNIENDNLTIAMSSIHNSIRDCFYNKMKKQKQTKITDYLQ; encoded by the coding sequence ATGACGTcagaactttttgaaaaatggctTCGTGATTGGAATCGTGATTtggtgaagaagaagaaaaaaattctattgcTGGTTGATAATTGCCCGGCGCATCCAAATGTTACTGATTTAAAGTCTATAACACTTGCTTTCCTTCCGCCGAATACAACATCAGTACTGCAGCCAATGGATCAGGGAATAATACGATCACTCAAAACGAATTTTAGGAAGAACCTAGTGCTCAAAATGATTAGCTGTCTTGATGCTAATGAAAACAACTCTTCTACAAAAATAACGGTGCTAGATGCAATTCTGATGGTTAATGATGCCTGGAATAAAATGTCACAAAGTACCATTCGTAACTGTTTCAAACATGCAGGATTCATTGAAAGCCACGACGGTTTACCTATTCAAAGATCAGAACATGAATTCGATGAAGAAGATGACATTCCTTTATCTTTGTGGTCACGAAACCTAAATTCAGATTCTTTAGCAGCACCGGAAATGTGGGAAGATTATGTTGACGTCGATAGCGCTCTCCTCACATCCGAAGAACCCAACGATGAAAATATCGTACAGAACATTAGTGCTAAGAAACAACTCGAAAGTGATGGGGaagaggaagtcgaggaagaacCATTACCTACCGCAGAAGAGGCATTAAAAGCTGCAGAATTATTATCACGATTTGTTCACcgcaatattgaaaatgataatttGACCATAGCTATGTCTTCTATACACAATAGTATTAGAGActgtttttacaataaaatgaaaaaacaaaagcagacaAAAATTACAGATTACTTACAGTAA